AATAGTATTTGACTCTAGTATTTGTTCCTTCAACGATATGCGTATTGACTAAATTAGCTTCGCTATATTCATATCGTGTAATACGACCTTGTTCATCTTCTTGCTCTATAACACGTCCAAAGTCATCATAAATATTTCTAATAAAGGTAATGCCCTTCTCATCAGTAATAGATGTTATACCATCGTTATTATATGTATATTTTACAGTTCCACCAAGATTTTTAACTTCTATTAATTCATTAGAACTATTATATTTATACTCTATCTTTCGACCTGCATGATCTGTAAGAGCTGATAATTTACTACCTGTATAGAATAAAGTTAATGTAGCATCACTTCCAGCAATTGATGTTAACTTATCGCTACTGTAGCTCAATATAATGTTATTATTGTTCCTATCTTTTATCTCTGTTAGTTGCCCAGACATATTAAAGATATATTTTGTTTGGTCCATATAGGTTAGTACAAATGTGTCATTCGTTTTATCTAAAGTTTCATGAATAGTTCCTTCTGTAACATAATTACCAGAACTATTTTTAAAGAAGATAACCCTACGTCCGTCTGGATACTTAACGGTTATTTCATCATCATTACTAGCACTTTCTAAAGTAATTAATATGATTCATATAAATGTAATGTTTTACTAAAACCCCAAAAAAACGAGACCTCCATCGGTCTCGTTTCCCTATTGAAAATACCTTCCATCTTTACCTGGCATAGGATTCAAATGCATGTATTTCTCTTTTGTAGCTAAGCCTCCGCGGATATGTCTCTCCTGCTTATTTATATCTAACACTTTCCTCGCTTCTTGGGCCAATTGAGGATTGATTTTTTCTAAACGTTCTGTCACATCTTTATGTACTGTACTTTTACTAATTCCGAATTTTTTGGCTGTTTCACGTACGGTTGCATTGGACTGAATGATATACTTGGCAACTTCAATAGCCCGTTCTTCTATATATTGTTTCATAGACTATTTACCCCCTAATCTCACTTACTATATTGTTATGAAAGAAGTAGGGGGTTTATGATAAGAAAAAGCAAGTAGCCATAGAATTATTGGCTACTTGCTTTTTCTTATAGATAAAAACTGTGATTTCCGATTGTAGAATAATACGGACGACTTTGTGTGATCCAAGAACTTTTAGCTTTCGCTGGGTTCATGAAATATAAACTATCACCGGCCGTATTGCCACCTTCCAATGCTATCTTAGCTGCAATGACGCTTGTGTTTGATGGATCGTTGTAAATTGCTCCATTGGCTACTGGTGTAAACTGTATACCAAACTCATCATCAAAAATAACGCCATAAATTGTATTTGGGTACTCCGAACTCTCAACACGATTTAAAATTACATTACCGACACCAATTTTCCCATTCATGGACTCGCCAGAACTTTCTGCTTCAATGATTCTAGCTAACCATAAAATATCCTCATCTGTATACCCTCTATAATCAACTAAATTATCAGGTACCGTTACGCCGTCTTTATATATTTTAACTTTGTAGGTATCCTGATCCCAATAGACATCTGCGCCTAATGTTTCACTAACAAATCTTATTGGCACAAAAGTACGGTTACTTACCAATTTTACGCCTTGTCTAATGGATGTGTATTGTCCATTGACATACGCATAATCCTCACCAATTGGTAATTGGATTTCAGTAGAGCCATCTCTTATAATGGCTGTCTTGTTTGGATGATCCCACTCAACACTATCAACACCTAGTGCTTCACTTACAAATCTTATGGGCACAAAGGTAGTTCCATCTGTGAGGAATGGATCGGCATCTGTGTAAATATACGTGTCGTTTACCGTGGTGCAAATTGGTATTTGCGTTTCGTCTACACTTGCAGCTTTGGAAGGGACTACAATACAAGTTACTAGAAAAACAAACATAATAAAAGATAATAACTTTTTCATTATTATCCCTCCTTCCTAAAATTAGTATAACACCTATCCCCTACGGATCTCAATAGAAGATACATGGATGAGTAGTAATTTTTTAACAAAACAGTATGTAAGAAAAGCACATAGCATGGACAAATTGCATAATGCTCACTGCCTTCTATGTGCTTAACATACTTTCAAACTTCATTTTTATTGAACTAAGTGATCACTAGGGTTACATGGTCCATTGTCCTTCATTACTCTAAATCCAACATGTGAGCCTAAATTTAATGCAAACATGGTAGGTTCAGCAACTTGACCAATAACCTCTCCTTTTTGAACAACTTGTCCCTGACTTACATTTACTTCTTCTGATAATTGTTCATATGTTGTCTTCCAACCTTCACCATGATCGATAACGATCATTGTTCCTTCTTCTTCAGTCTTTGTGATACTTTCAACAGAACCATCAGCTGCCGCAATAACATCTGCTCCTACATTGGCTTGAATACATAGGGCATCATTTGTACGGTAGAGATCTAATGTTGAATCATATATGCTGGCATCCATACTGAAGTCCATAACGACGTCACCTGTAACTGGCCACAACATATTTTGACTGTTATCATAAGGACTAAATGTTTCCTTAGCTTCTTCTTCCTGCTCTTTTTCCTGTTGTTCTTCCTCATCTGCTGGCGTTTCAGTAGCAGTCTCTTTAGCTTCATCCTCTTTTGGTGGCGCTTGGTCATCTGCTTGGTCTTCTTTAACAACAAGTAAATTATCACCCAATTCAGAGTTACCAGTCAAGTTGGTCACAGATTCCATATCGATATCTTGATTATCATCCAATACGGTCTCATCAGTTGGTTCTTGATCTGTATTCTGAGCAACTTTTTCTTCATTTAAATCAATCTTGGGTTCCTCTGCAACTTCCGGTTCTCGGTCAATGGATATAAATGTGAGTAAAAGTGTGATAACAACTATTGATGACAACAACAATATATAAAAACCATTTTCTTTAAACCGGTTAAAATGTTTTCTACTCATGAAAAACAACCACCTCCGGTTATATTATAGCCATAGGTGGTTATATCTATACATCATTTCAACGATATAGATTGAATAAAATACTTTAGTTATTAAACCATTCTATTAATAAATATTATTGATTTGTACCCCCACATAATAATGTTCTAAAATCCCTTGATACTCCTTACCGTCTTTAGCCATTGCATTGGCACCAAATTGACTCATTCCAACACCATGCCCAAACCCCTTCGTAACAATACGCATCTCATCACCGGACTGAGATATGGTCATATTACTAGACCTCGTATTAAAAGCACTTCTTAATTCTTCACCACTGATCACTTCGTTACCAACTTGAACGCTTACTATGTATCCTGCTTCACTTCTTTCTAAAATCTTCATCTGCTTGGCTAATGGCTCATCCGTTAGATAAAGTCCTGAAATGCTGGCTTGTAAAGAGACTTTAGCTGCATCTTCAGTTAAAAGATTTTGAACTTCGTATTCCCCTGCATCTAAATCAAATGGACTATTGACGCTTTGTAAATAAGGTAATTCAAAATTCCATACATCATCAGCTGCTTGAGTTTTTCCTGCACTTATGGCATGATAAACTGCCTCTATGGGTTCATCGTTATAGACTAATATTTGACCCCTCGTCGCCTCAACCGCATCATTGATTTTTTTCATGTAGATATAGTAATCTTCACCCCATCTATCTTTCAACTCTTTTTCAGTTAAAAATGCCTGTCCTTGGCGGAAATCTGTGGATAAAACTTTTGTTCCAGTAATGATTTTTCGATAGGCATAAGTTCTCGCCGCTACAGCCTGCGCCTTTAATGCTTCTACATGATAGGATGCTGGTACTTCAGCAGCAACTACTCCAGCTATATATGTTTCCAAATCCATGTTTTGTATCTCTCCGGTGGATTCAATTTTTAAATTAACAGAAAAGCCCGTTGATTCTTTCTCTTCTTTAACTTCCTTTTCGGTTCCAAGATTAAAAAGCACTGTCACTAGAGCTGGTAGCAATAATATGAGAAGGATCAATAATATGCCGCCAATCAGCTCATTTTTCAAAGGCATCTCCCCTATTCTCTATATATAAACTCCAGGTCTTTTCAAATCTCAAATAATTATGAAACTACCTGATTTATATTAAAATTACACTATATATAATGTGTATGAAGAACATGATACATTCATTCACAAGAAGAGTAATTAGAAAGAAGCATATGACAACTCATATACTTCTCTACCATATCTTTTTCACTTATTACTTGCCTTTGCGACGTGAACCACTTGCATGTTGGATTTCTGGTACGGGCTTCTCTTCATTCTTTTGTGGTCCCCTATAACGCTTATGCTCCCAAGATGATTTTTGATCTTTTTTTGCCATATGAACATCTCCTTTAATCAATGATTATTTAAATACCCTAAGATAAAATCTAGACTTTGCCTCATCTGTAGAATGCCTTCAAAGGCATCTCCCCTTTGTTCCAGTCGTTCTGCTATACTCATTAAGGTAAAGTCCTGTGGTCTTATACCAGCTTCAACTTCCTCCCATGAAACGGGAGTAGAAACAGTAGCGTACTCTGTTGCTCTTGGTGAATACGCCGTTATAATGGTTTTTCCTTGCCACATTTGAAGATAATCAAAATATAATTTACCATCTCGTTTATTTACAGAACGTTCTATTGTAATTTTACCTGGATGCTTATCCGATAAATACTTGGCTAAAAACAGATTCACATCTCTAGCTTCTTCATAGGTATACTTCTCTTCTATAGGTACATAGACTTGTAAACCTGTTGCACCTGATGTTTTTATAAAGGATTTTAACCCTAAGCCATCCAGCATATCTTTAGCCCATAGCGCTACTTCAATCACTTCTTCAAAAACTTGTCCTTTTGATGGATCTAGATCCAAAACCAGATTATCTGGGTGATCTGGTTTTGATACTTGGTTGAACGCTGTGTGCAATTCAATGGCAGCTTGATTCCCTAACCACAGAAGTGTTTGCAAATCGTCCAGTAAGATATAATCCTTTTCATGCCAATTGAATGTAGGCACCCAATCCGGCGTATAATCCGGAGCATTTTTCTGAAAGAAGCTCTTTCCATCAACCCCATCCGGATAACGTATACTGGTCAATAGCCGTTGCTTGCTATACCTCAAGATAAACGGACTTAATACCATTAAATACTTAACATAGGCTGTTTTATCAATGCCTAAGTCTGCCCAAAGGAGTTTATTGGGGTTGGTAATCTTTAAATTATATTCTTTTAGTGCTTCTAAATTTGTCACTCTACCAACTCCTCTCCTGAAGCTTCATCAGGTTTCATTTTCGTAAACCCTTGTATTTTAGCATGTCTTAAATGACCATCATTGGTCCACTCAAAAAAATGAATCCAGCAAGTTAATAAAGGATTGAACCAAATGGTATCTTCTTGATAGGGTAAATTAATAAAAGGTGCCTCATCACGTTTTAACTGATGAGCATATTGGTATAATAGCTGCATCTCCTCTTGTTTCAGACCTATAGATACATTGCCAATATAAATCAACTGATTATCTCTATAAATACCTATTGGAATAGATGCCGGTTGTCCACTTTTCATATGGATACCACCAACAACGCCTAAAATCTTTCTACTAATTTTATTCTTATACCAATAATCGTGTTTTTTCCCAGCTATATAAGGACTATCTTTATTTTTTGATACAACTCCTTCATAGCTCTTTTCCTTCATAAGGTGATAAAGTTGATCACCATCATTAAAAGTGCGACTTATCGCTATTGTCTCATTCTCTATTAGTATCTCTTTCAATATATCTTTTCTTTCATTTAGCGGCTTCTGCCTTATATCTTCATCATTAACAGCTAAACAATCAAAGACGATATAGTGGACTGGTTTGATCTTTTGGTAATGGGCTGCATGAACCCCTTTACTGCGTTCTCTAATTAGAATATCTTGAAATGATGGCTTATTCAGTTCATTGAAAACAACAATCTCTCCATCAAGTAAAGCGTTGTCACATTTCAGCAGTTTGTTGATTTGCTTTAGCTCCGGAAAGTAAGTTCCTCTCTTATTACCTTTCTTCGTAAATATTTCAAAGGCATCATCGTTGACCTGACTAACTCCTCGAATACCATCCCACTTTATTTCATGTATCCATTCAGAACCTTGTGGTATCGTTTTATTTTTATTAGGTTCCATTACTCGAATCAGCTTATTCATATGCTTTAGCTAGCTGAGGTTTTTTTCTTAGTTGTTGTTTTTTTCTTCTTAGCAACTTCTTTTTTCTTAGTCGTTTTTTTCTCTTTTTCCGTTTCTTTTATACTTGCTTGTAAAGCTTCCATAAGATCAATAACGTTCTTTTGTGGAATTTCTGGAGCTACTTGAACTTCTTGTCCAGATATTTTTTGTTCAATGATATTTCTTAGAGCAATACGATAATCATCGGTATATTTGCTAGGATCAAATTCAGTTGTTAAGTTATCAATCAGTTGAGTCGCGATATCTAATTCCTTTTCTGCCACATCGTTGCTTTCAGGTAATCCAGGAACAAGTGATACTTCTCTAACTTCATCAGGATAAAAAATGGATTCTAGAACAAGAATATTATTATAAACCCTTAAAGCTGCTAACGTTTGCTTATTCCTTATTGTGATCTTAGCTATGGCAATCTTTCCTGTGTCACCCATGGCTTTTCGCAGTAAGCTATAAGCTTTTCCTCCTGTTTCTTGGGGTGATAGATAATAAGATTTATGAAAATAAATAGGGTCTATTTCCTTTAGATTAACAAAATCAATAATATCAATGGTACGTGATTGGACCTGAGTCTTAGCTGCTTCAAAATCCTCATCGGTAATAATGACAAAATGTCCAGGTTCGTACTCAAAACCTTTAACAATATCATTTTCAGTTACTTGTTCATCACATGTTTCGCAAACTTTCTTGTATTTAATAGGTGTGTGACATTTCTTATGCAGATAGCGAAAACGTATATCTTTATCCTCTGTAGCTGCAAACATCTTTATTGGAATATTAACTAATCC
This window of the Vallitalea okinawensis genome carries:
- the ligD gene encoding non-homologous end-joining DNA ligase produces the protein MTNLEALKEYNLKITNPNKLLWADLGIDKTAYVKYLMVLSPFILRYSKQRLLTSIRYPDGVDGKSFFQKNAPDYTPDWVPTFNWHEKDYILLDDLQTLLWLGNQAAIELHTAFNQVSKPDHPDNLVLDLDPSKGQVFEEVIEVALWAKDMLDGLGLKSFIKTSGATGLQVYVPIEEKYTYEEARDVNLFLAKYLSDKHPGKITIERSVNKRDGKLYFDYLQMWQGKTIITAYSPRATEYATVSTPVSWEEVEAGIRPQDFTLMSIAERLEQRGDAFEGILQMRQSLDFILGYLNNH
- the spoIID gene encoding stage II sporulation protein D encodes the protein MKNELIGGILLILLILLLPALVTVLFNLGTEKEVKEEKESTGFSVNLKIESTGEIQNMDLETYIAGVVAAEVPASYHVEALKAQAVAARTYAYRKIITGTKVLSTDFRQGQAFLTEKELKDRWGEDYYIYMKKINDAVEATRGQILVYNDEPIEAVYHAISAGKTQAADDVWNFELPYLQSVNSPFDLDAGEYEVQNLLTEDAAKVSLQASISGLYLTDEPLAKQMKILERSEAGYIVSVQVGNEVISGEELRSAFNTRSSNMTISQSGDEMRIVTKGFGHGVGMSQFGANAMAKDGKEYQGILEHYYVGVQINNIY
- the ligD gene encoding non-homologous end-joining DNA ligase: MEPNKNKTIPQGSEWIHEIKWDGIRGVSQVNDDAFEIFTKKGNKRGTYFPELKQINKLLKCDNALLDGEIVVFNELNKPSFQDILIRERSKGVHAAHYQKIKPVHYIVFDCLAVNDEDIRQKPLNERKDILKEILIENETIAISRTFNDGDQLYHLMKEKSYEGVVSKNKDSPYIAGKKHDYWYKNKISRKILGVVGGIHMKSGQPASIPIGIYRDNQLIYIGNVSIGLKQEEMQLLYQYAHQLKRDEAPFINLPYQEDTIWFNPLLTCWIHFFEWTNDGHLRHAKIQGFTKMKPDEASGEELVE
- the spoIIID gene encoding sporulation transcriptional regulator SpoIIID, translating into MKQYIEERAIEVAKYIIQSNATVRETAKKFGISKSTVHKDVTERLEKINPQLAQEARKVLDINKQERHIRGGLATKEKYMHLNPMPGKDGRYFQ
- a CDS encoding stalk domain-containing protein — encoded protein: MKKLLSFIMFVFLVTCIVVPSKAASVDETQIPICTTVNDTYIYTDADPFLTDGTTFVPIRFVSEALGVDSVEWDHPNKTAIIRDGSTEIQLPIGEDYAYVNGQYTSIRQGVKLVSNRTFVPIRFVSETLGADVYWDQDTYKVKIYKDGVTVPDNLVDYRGYTDEDILWLARIIEAESSGESMNGKIGVGNVILNRVESSEYPNTIYGVIFDDEFGIQFTPVANGAIYNDPSNTSVIAAKIALEGGNTAGDSLYFMNPAKAKSSWITQSRPYYSTIGNHSFYL
- the ku gene encoding non-homologous end joining protein Ku → MHTMWKGSISFGLVNIPIKMFAATEDKDIRFRYLHKKCHTPIKYKKVCETCDEQVTENDIVKGFEYEPGHFVIITDEDFEAAKTQVQSRTIDIIDFVNLKEIDPIYFHKSYYLSPQETGGKAYSLLRKAMGDTGKIAIAKITIRNKQTLAALRVYNNILVLESIFYPDEVREVSLVPGLPESNDVAEKELDIATQLIDNLTTEFDPSKYTDDYRIALRNIIEQKISGQEVQVAPEIPQKNVIDLMEALQASIKETEKEKKTTKKKEVAKKKKTTTKKKTSAS
- a CDS encoding M23 family metallopeptidase encodes the protein MSRKHFNRFKENGFYILLLSSIVVITLLLTFISIDREPEVAEEPKIDLNEEKVAQNTDQEPTDETVLDDNQDIDMESVTNLTGNSELGDNLLVVKEDQADDQAPPKEDEAKETATETPADEEEQQEKEQEEEAKETFSPYDNSQNMLWPVTGDVVMDFSMDASIYDSTLDLYRTNDALCIQANVGADVIAAADGSVESITKTEEEGTMIVIDHGEGWKTTYEQLSEEVNVSQGQVVQKGEVIGQVAEPTMFALNLGSHVGFRVMKDNGPCNPSDHLVQ